The genomic window GCTCGTCGGCGAGCGCCGCCACGCGCACCACCGGATCGCGGGCCACGTGCCGAAGGCGGGCCTCACGCGTCTCCGCCTCATCCTCGACGCGCACGACGAACACCGAATCCGCATCGCCGGGAAGCGTGGTCGCGTAGAGGTCGCCGATCGTGCGCACCAACGTCACGCCGACGCCCAGGAGTCCCGTCACGACGGCTACCTGCAGGACCATGAGCACTTCCGCCGTCGAGTACCCGGTTACTCGCCGCTGCATGGCCGTTGCGCTGGCAACGAGCGTGCCGGTGATCGCCCGGTGCGTGGCATAGCGCACCGGCAGGACCGTTGTCACCACCGCCGCGAGGGCGACGAGCGCGAGGAGGTACCACACCTGATGCCACTGAAACGCGATCGTCAGGTCGAGGGACGGGAACGCCATGGCGACATACCGCTGGAGGCCGTGGACCAGCAGCCAACTGATGCCCACACTCACGAGCAACGCGCACGCCGCCCACAGCGCGCTCTCTCCGAGCAGGCCTCTCGCCAGGCGCCACGGTGTTGCGCCGAGAGCGACACGAATACCGTACTGGCGTCGCCGCGCGACGGCGTCGGCGAGGAGCAGTGCGCTCGCATTCGCGATGCCAACCACGAGCAGGACCAGCGACGGTCCGAGCAGCGCCAGAGCACCCATGCGCGCGCGAGACGGTTGCTCATCGCTCAGCGAGCGTGCGGCGTACGTGCGGCGCTCGTCATCGCGCTCCTGATCGATCGCTCTCGACCGCACGAGTTGGTCGTAGGCCTCCAGGCTGGCGCCGTGTCGCAGGCGTCCGATGACGTGCCACGTGTCCTCGTGTGCGGCCGACGGTGCGGGAGACGCTGCCACCCACACGTCGAAGCCGCGCATCGGAAACCAGAACCCGGCAGGTGTGACGCCGACGATCGTGTGCGGCATGCCGCCGATCAGCAGGTCCTGTCCGAGTGCCGCGCGAGCCGTCCCGTACCAGCGACGCGCCATGTCGTCGCTCACTACCGCCGTCGCATCCGTCGCGTCGAGCGCCCGGCCCTCGGCCATCGTCACGCCGAGTGTCGCGAAGAAGTCCGGCGTCACGACCACGACGTCGCGCGCGCCGCCATCGCTGTCCCCGGCACGGTGAACGGATCGGCGTATCGGGCGATAGGCCGTCGTCGTCGCGAGGAACTCGTCGTCGCCGCGGATCGTCCGGAAGGCCTCGAACGGGACCGATTGCGGCGGCGTGCCAGGCCCACCGACGACCCCGACGCGCACGAGCCCACGCGGGTCATGCACGGGCGGTGTCGTCGACAGCACCTCGGTGAACACGCTGTAGACAGCGCCCGACGCGCCGGCCGCCACGCCGATCGTCACGATGGCCGCCAGCGCGGACCAGCGACTGTGATATCTGAGCTTCATACGACCATTCACCGCATCTTGCCGGCGACGATCACACGTCGACACAAACCGTCGGCGGCGGCACGTCAGGGACAGAGCGCGATGCTACCAGTTTTCCCAGGACAACAAGGGAAGAACCCTCATGCGCTGGACGTCTGCTCGATGGTACGAGTAGTGTTCGTGCGGACCATGACGGGCGACCAGGGGAGGTGCGGGTGACAGCTGTCGAACTGCGCGATCTCGTGCGTCACATGGAGTGGGCAGATGCGCATACATGGCGATCGGTGCGCGACCTGCCGGCGGCGCAGGAAGATGATCGTCTCCGCTACCTGCTGCACCACATGCACATCGTCCAGGAGGTCTACCTGCAGGCCTGGAGAGGCGACCCGTTCGTGGTCACCGAACTGACGGCGTATCCGGACCTCGCGTCGATCGAACGGTGGGCGCGGCCGTACTATCCGGCCGTGGCGGCGTTCAGCGCCGACGTGGACGCGACGACGTTGGCGCGGCCGGTAGCGTTTCCCTGGGCGGAGATGATCGAGGCGCAGTTCGGGACGGTGGCGCCGGCGACGCTTGCCGAGAGCGCGTGGCAGGTGCTGTCGCACACGACGTATCACCGTGGACAGGTGGCGACGCGCGTGCGGGAGATCGGCGGCGAACCGCCGACCGTGGACTTCCTGGTGTGGGTGTGGACAGGCCGCCCCGCGCCGCAGTGGTGAGCACGCTCGCCGCCAGGTCTCAGATGAACGTCAGTCCTGCGTTACGGAAGTTGGCGCCGAGGACCGTGGTGGAGTCGGTGCCAAGCCAGTTGTCGAGGACGCGGGCGTAGACCGAGCGGAAGTCGGTCTGGTATCGGACGTCGCCGTTGTTGCTCTCGAGCGTGGGATTGCCGGGCGTGTTGCGCAGGTCTGGAGCGGTGCCGACGAGGCCGCCGCTGACCCCGCCGCCCATCACCATCATCGTGCTCGCCGCGCCGTGGTCGGTGCCCTGGCTGCCGTTCTCGTACACGCGCCGGCCGAACTCGGAGAACTGGAGCACGAGCGTGTCGCTCAACAGGCCCTGGTTGCTCAGGTCCTGGTAGAACGCGAACACCGCGTCGTTGAGCGTGCCCATCAGGCGGTAGTACGCGCCTGTCTCCTGGTTCGGGTTCTGCGATGCGTGCGTGTCGTAGCCGCCCGTCTGCACCCAGAACACCTTCGTCCCGATGCCGCGCACCATCGACCCCGCCACGGCGCGCAGCGCGCTGCCGAGTCCCGTCGACGGGTACGTGACAGTTGGCGCGTACTGCGCGACCGATGCCACGCGATCGAGCGTGTCGAACGCCGCGCGCGCGGTGCCCGACACGAACGAGAGATGCGGGCGATCGACGGGCACGTGCGATGCGATGCGCGTTGCGGCCTGCCGCGCGTGCTGCGCTTCGGTGCCGGAATTCGGACTGTTGAAGGCGTACGTGCGCGGATCGGGGATCGCCGGCACGCCCACGAATCGCGACAGCAGCGTGCGCGGCGTCTCGCGCACCGTGTTCCAGCCGGCCAGCGGATCGAGCGGCTGCGGCAGCAGTTCCAGGTAGCGCCCGAGCCAACCCGGACCCGAGGGGTTCGATGGATCGGCGGTGGACCAGATATCGGTGCCGAGGAAGTGCGAGCGACTGGAGTTGGGATAGCCGCTCCGCTGGATCACGGCGAGGCGTCCCTGGTCGAAGATCTGCTTGAGCCCCGTCAGCCGCGGATGCAACCCGACCGTCGTGCCGCCGGCGTCGGTGCCCACCTGCAGCACGTTGCCGGCCGGCACCGCAATCGTCGGCCGGCGCTCGTAGTACCCCGCGTTCCCGTACGGCACCACCATGCTGAGCGCGTCGTTGCCGCCGCTCAGATAGAGCACCACGAGATTGCGCGACCGCGCGCCCTGCGCCCGCGCGATGTCGGACAGAAATGCCGGCGCCGCGAAGCTGACGGTGAACGCGGCCACGCCGCCCTTGATGAACTGCCGACGATTGGGCGTCATACGAATTGATACTGCGGCGACGCGAGCACCAGGTGTGTCACGCCCGCGGATTTGGCGAGCAACTCGGCGTCCGATCCGGTCCAGTTGGTGCCCGCCCGGAGGTAGCCGAGCAACTCGTTGTACGGCGGCGGCTCGAACGGCATCGGCGACAGGCGATGCAGCGTGTGCGACAGGACCGACTCCGGTGACGCCTTTGACGCCCGCGCGGCTTCACGGAGATTGAAGCGCTGATTCTGCGTGAGCGACGCCGCGAAGTTCATGCGCGCGAGCATGCCGCCCGTGGAGAACCAGCCCGGGCCCGTCTCCCACCCGTTCACGTCCGGCGGCTCGAACAGCGTCTGCCCCATCGCCACCAGGGGCGTGATGGTGCTGTCGACGGAGAACCCGTTCCAGCCTGTCTCCTTGATGGCCTTCACCACGAATTCCACGGGCCATGCGTAGCGCGTGTAGTAACAGGATTCGTCCTGGAACTCCGCCGAGAGCAGCACCTGATGGATCACGCGGCGCATGTCGAAGTTGGTGCTGTAGAAGGTGGCCGCCACACGATCCACGAACGCCTGCGGGGCTGGAGTGAGCTCGCTCACGAAGAAGGCGTACAGCTTGCGCGCGAGACGCGGTCCCGTCTGCGGGTGCCGACAGCACGCCAGGAGAAAATCCAGGCCTTCCTGCTCCCCGCTGGCGGCGATCGTGCGGCCGCCGCCCGGATAGATGTCGAACGAGAAGGTCTTGCTCTGGGTGTCGTGCCGCTCGGGGCGGAACAGGAAGCCATAGGAGAGCGTCGGGTCGTTGACGGCATCGGTCCCGCGCGGGTCCACGCGCAGGTTCCAGCCCGTGAACACCCGCGCCGCCGCCTTCACATCGTCTTCGGTGTAGTTGTTGGGCGCCGTGTCCGACGGGCGGATGCCCATCGTGAACAGCTCCATCACCTCGCGTGCGAAGTTCTCCTGCGGCGCACTCCTCACGTTCAGTCGCCCGTCGAGCCAGACGAGCATCGCCGGATCGCGCGCGACGCCCACGAGCAGGTCGTAGAAGTTGCCGAGGGCGTTGCGCCTGAAGAACTCGATCTGGCCGACGGGACTTGCCTTCGGCTCGTTGTAGACGTCCGAGGCCGCCATCATCCGGGTGGCGATGGTGCCGCCGTACGTGTCGGCCACCTTCTGGTACGCCGTGGCGAAGTGATGGTGCCAGAAGAGCGCCATCTTCTCCTGCAGGGGCCGGCGCGAGTGGACCATCCTGAACAGCCAGCGCTGGCGCGCGTCCCTGACCGCGGTGTCGGGCGAGAACCTGTCGCGCGTCGTCACGCCGACATGGCCGGGGACGCCGATCCGCGCATCGAGGTCGGAATTGGGCGCCTGTTCGTAGAAGACCAGGTAGTCGACAGCCCCGTGGAACCCGAGTTGCGCGAACCCGGCAACCTCGTCAGGACTGCCGGAAAAGCCGGCTCGCCGGAGAAGGTGTTCGATGCGCTCGTCTCGTCTCGCCATCGGTGCGGGGAAGGGCAGAGCAAGACCCGTTCCCGGCGATCGGCCTCACGAATTCCCCGGAATCGCCGAGGGGCGCCCGCATGTGTCTTGAAGCCCTACGGTCAGATTGGCGGAGCAGGAACAGAACTGTGAGGGGACCGGCAACCGGTTGCCGGGTTGCCGGGTTGCCGGTTGCCGATCAGTGAAGCGACAGGAGATTCGCCATCAACGCATAGGCACCGTCGGTGCCGGCGGGGAGCTGGCGCCACAGGTTGAGGCCGACGTAGATCCATCGCCCCTGGCCCACGCGTGCTTCGACGAGGGCGCCGCGCTTCGGGCCCGGATTGTTCGGGAACGGGTCGGTCATCTCGATCAGATCGACGTAGCGCTTGTCGGCATCGGCAGTGCCGAAGAAGTACAACCCGCGCTCCTGCACCCAGTTGCTCCAGGCCGCGTCGCCAATCCGGTTCGGCGTCGTGAACACGGGGTGGTTGGGCACGAGCACCGTCACCGGTGCCGTCTCGTCGGTCACGCGATCCGCCGTGAACCGGCCGAACGGACTGGCAGACGTCGACGCACGTCCCACGAGTCCGGGATACGGGCCGTACTGCGCTTCGTTGAACTCGAACTTGTTGTACTGGACGATGACCAGGCCGCCCTTGGAGGCGTAGTCGATCAGTCGCTGGTTGTAGGCGCGCAGGTCGGCACGACGCTCGTACGCCCGCACGCCCGTCATCACGACGGCGTACTTCGACAGGTCGCCCGAGGCGAGCTGTTCCGGCGTCAGGAACTCCACTGTCGCGCCGAGCTGCACCAGCGCCGGCGGCACCTGGTCGCCGACGCCCATCACGTACCCCACTGTCACACCGGTGACAGGCTTCAGGTCGAGCACCTTCAGGCTGCCCGTCGCATCACCCACGAGATGACGACGCCTGATGTGCGGATACTCGATCGCTTCATAGCCCTTGTCGAACGTCCGGCCGGCGCGCGTGGCCGTCGCGCGCACGTCGTAGCGTCCGGGCCTGGTTCCCGCAGGCGGCGTGATCGCGAACCGCACCTGACGCGCCTCGTCTTCACGCGCGAAAGCCACGGTCTCCGACGCCGGCGTCACCGTCCAGCCCTTCGGTACCTGCAGCGCCACAGTCGCCTGCCCCGCCGTCTTGTCGTGGTTGACCACCGTCACGCCAAGCTCCCGCGCCTGTCCTCCACCGGGGAACGCGACGATGTCGGCGCCGAGCCGCACGGCAAGCGCGGGCACCACGAGCAGTTCGTGACGCTTCTCGCCGCTGAAGACGTTGCCGTCGTTGCGGTACTGCACGGGATACGTCACCGCCTGCTCGATGCCGTCGATCGTGAACGTGATCGTCGCGTTGAACGGTGTGGGTTCGAACGGCAGGCCGAACGGCGCTTCCGGATCGAAGTCGTAGTAGTCGCGTCCTGGTACCCGCTTCCAGTACGCCGTCGTCAGCTTCGCCGCGGCGGGTACCGTGAGCGTCGACACGCAGTTGAACGGCCGCAATTCCTCGAGGGCCACCGGCTCGCATTCATGGGTACCTTCGAAGCCCGAGAACGCGACGGACTTCACGGCCACGCCCTTGCCCGAACCGGCGAACGCGCGCAGTGTCACGCGCGTCGACTGACCGCCCACGATGAGGCCGTCGTTGGCCAGCACGTCCACGCGAAGCCCCGCGGCGATGCGCATGGCCGCTTCCGCCTGCCGCTCCTTCTGCTCCAGGCGGAGATCGAGCTCGAACCGGGCGTCGGGATCCGGATGCATGCTCGTGAGCTGCGAGCGCAGGGCGCGGACGGTGGTGAGCACCTGCGGCAGCACCGCGCGCGCGCCGGCGATGCCCTTGGTCTCGAACGCCATCCGCGCGCTGCGGATCTGACCATCGAGCGCGTCGATCGCCAGGCCAAGTGCGGGCGAGCCGCCGCGGCCGAAGCGGGCGAGGCTGCGCAAGCCCGTGTCGATACCGGCAAAGAGATCCGTGTTCTGGTCGGACTTGGGATGCTGCAGCACCGTGTCGTGCAGCACGTAGGTCCGCGGCTGCGGCCCCGGCAACGCGTAGAGCTGCGGCATGCCCTGGCACATGTGCATGCTGCGCGCTTCGGATCCGAGCTCGTTGTACGTGCGGCCAAGGAGCGGATCGAACTGATTGCCGTCCACGCGGCAGATGGTGTCGGCGGGTGCGGAGTCCTGCCCGCCGAACGCGCCGGTGTAGTAGAACTTCGACGCCTGCCAGGGCCGCAGGCCCTTCGCGATCTGCTCCGGGAACTTCGCCGGATCCGCGGCCGCACGGAACGCGTCTGCCGTGATCGCCGACGAGGCCTGGTGGTGCTGGCCGCCGCCCTGCGTGTGGTCCCACACGAAGCCCACGATCACGTCGGGACGAATCTTCCGGATCCAGTAGACGTAGTCTTCGAGGATCTTGTCGCGGTCCCAGCGTTCGTACGTCTCGTCGACGCTGAACGAGTACCCGAAGTCCACCGCGCGCGCGAAGTACTGCTCCGCCCCGTCCACGCGATGCGCGGCGAGCAGTTCCTCGGTGCGCAGCACGGAGAGGGATTCGAAGATCTCCGGACCGATCTCGTTCTGCCCCCCGTTGCCACGCGTGGCGGTGACGAGCGTCGTGCGCATGCCCTGCTGGAAGCGGTACCTGGCCAGCAGCGCGTTGTTCTCATCGTCGGGATGCGCCGTCGTCATCATGAGGCTGCCGACGGTGCCCAGTTCCCGGAGCGCCAGGCCGAGCGCCGCGTAGTCGGCGTGCTCGGCCACGGGCTGGAAGCGGAACTGCGTGTGCGTCGGCACAACGAGCGCAAGCGCGAGCGCCAGCGCGGCAACAGCGGTACGACACGTCGATCTCTGCATACGTCGAAACTCGGCCTTCATTTCAAGCCGTTGATGCGGACACGCGCGGACTGAAGCCCGTGCGCTCCATCCGGAGATAGAGCCTGGTCCCCCTCAGATGGAGGCCAGGGGCTTCAGCCCCCTGGCACACACCGATCTCCCGCTCAGAAGTGGAACTTGAATCCGAGCTGGAACTGGCGCTGTTCGTAGCCACCCGTCGGCTGCAACTCACTGCTGCTCGTCGGCAGCGTGCCCGTCGCCTGGCCGAGCGCGTTGGTGGCGATCACGCGGTTGACCGACGACGTCTGCACCGTATTGAACACGTTCTTGAACTCCGCCGCCACTTCCAGGCGCCGATGTCCGCCGAGCGCGATGAACCGCGAGAGGCGCGCGTCGACGTTGTAGCGCGCCGGGAGATACAGCGAGTTGCGACCCACGAACAGCGGCCGGTCCGCGAGCAGCCCGTCGCCGTTCAGGTCCGTACCGCTGCGCAGGTTCACCGGCAGACCCGAGTTGACCTGCATCATCAGGCCCAGCTGGTTACCGTTGACGATCGCACCCAGCACGCCCTCGACGTCGAACCGCGGCTGGAGCACGACGCTGCCGGCAAAGCTGTGGCGCGTGTCGAGCAGGTTCGGCCCCTTGTCGCGATCCAGGTTCGTCGGGTCGCTCACCCCATCGTCACCCTGCACCGAAAGCGCGCTCGTGAGCGGCGCGTTGTCGGTGCCCTTGCCGAGCGTGTAGTTCACGTCGAACTGGACGCCGTTGGTGAGGCGACGCCCGAACTGCAGTGTCAGCGCGTTGTACGTGGACGTGCCGCGCGACTGCACGACGTTGATCTGGTTGAAACGCGGGTCGAGACGCGTGTCGGCATTGATGATCGTGCTGAACACCGGGCGTCCGTCGGCGAGCTGACCGACCGGGTTGATCGGGTTGATGTTGACGATCACGGGCAGCAGGTCGCCCTGCACGAACGCGTAGCCGGCCGACCCGTAGAAGCTCGCGCCGAACGCGCGTTCGTACTGGACGTTGTTCTGCCACGTACGCGCGACCTGAAAGTCCGGATCGACGGTGGTGATCGACTGCCGCGGCAGCGTGAACCCCGGCGGCAGGTTTCCGAGCGTGTTCGGGAAGGCCGGCGCGTTGGCGGCCGATCCCTGGAGCGTCACGTTGACGCGCTCGGGGTTGCCGTTGTTCTGGATCGACGTCTCATACGCGCCGAGCAGCATCTGGTCGTACATGATGCCGGTGCTCGCGCGCAGCACTTGCCGCTTGTCGGTACCGAAGGCGTACGCCACGCCGAACCGCGGCCCCACGTTGTTGCCGTCATCCGAGTACTTCTGCGAGTACGAGAAGGGTGCGGCCGGATCGCCTTCGGGATAGTCGTAGAAGTCGTAGCGCAGGCCGTAGATGAACTTCAGGTTCGGCGTGACGCGCCAGTCGTCCTGCACGAAGAAGCTGTAGCCCGACGACTTCATGGTGAAGTCGGGGTTGCCGATCAACTCCTGATAGTTCGTGTAACCGTACGGATTGGTGCCGTTGCGCGCGGCCAGATAGGCGTCGATGCTCGGGAACGTATAGAGCTGAAAGAGCGTCGACGCACGCTTGTCGTTGACGATCTGGATGTCGCCGCCGAACTTGTAACTGTGGTTGCCGCGCACGTAGGTGAAGTTGTTCACCACCTGGAAAATGCCCTGCGTGAAGCCGAATCCGGCGTCCGACGCCCCCGCAATCGGCCCGCCGAAGTTCCCCACGCCGGCGATGTTGATCGCCGGACCGGTCCCCGACAGTTCGTTGCCCGCACGGCTCTGCACGCGGCGCGCGTACTGCACGCGGAGCTCGTTCAGCATGCGGCTTCCGAACGTCGAGACGACCTGTCCCGAGGAGCTCTCCATCGCGTCGAGGAAGTCGGTGGTGCGCTCCATGCTCGTCAACCCGCCGCCGATGTTGTTGGGCGAATCGTTACGGAAGACGACCGACCGCGCGGTGAGGCGATGGTTGGCGGCGAGCTGGTAGTCCACCTTGCCGATGAAGAACCGTCCCGTCTGCTCACGCGGCACCACGGCGGGCTGCGCAGCCAGGCCGATGCGCGCCGCGTTCTCCGGCGTGATGGTGATCACGCTCTGGGCCGACAGGTCGCGGTAGGTGTTCTCGAAGCCCGTGTAGAAGTGCAGCTTGTCCTTCACGATCGGCCCGCCGAGCTCGGCCGTGATCGTGTCGACCTTCGTGTCGGGCCGGCGCGCTTCGGTGCGCGGGCCCTGGAAGTAGAACGGAAACGCGCTGAACGGCTTGCGACGGAAGCGATAGGCCACGGCACCGCGGAAGTCATTCGTGCCCGACGGCGTGATCGCGTTGTACACGAGCCCCGTCGTCTGGCCGAACTCCGGCGCATAGCCGCTCGTCACGACCTTCACCTCACGCACCATCACCTCGGACACGGGCAGCAGGCGCAGGCCCGCGCGATCCTTCTGCGTGTTCGTGTTGCCGTCGATCTGGTAGTTCACACGGAGAAGCGTCCCGTTGGCCGCAAAGCGCGGCACGCCGAACTCGGGGTTCTCGAAGCCCGTCACGCCAGGCTGCAGCAACGCGAAGTTGTACGGGTTGCGCGAGACGAGCGGCAGGTTCTTGACTTCGTTCTCGTTGAGGTTGCGCCCGCCGTCCACCTTCGCCGCGTCGACGACTGGGGCGTCGGCCGTGACCGAGACGACCTCCGAGAGCGCACCCACGTCGAGACGCACGTCGATGGTGACGGTCTGCCCGGCGCCAACCGTGATGCCGGATCGCTCGAATCGCTTGAATCCCTCGAGCTCTGCCGCCACGCGATACGTGCCGAGGGGGAGCAGGGATGCCCGGTAGAGACCACTGTCGTTGGTCACGACGATGCGCGCCGTACCGGTATCGGTATTGGTCACCGTGACGGTCACGCCCGGGAGGATGCCACCGGAGGTGTCGGACACGATACCCTCGAGGGCCCCGTTGGCGGCCGTCGACTGCGCGCGGATGAGGCCGGCTGACAGGGCGACCAGCGCACCGACGACCAGCGCGAGACGGGACAGGTTGGTGAAAGCGGACCGGACGGCCAGCATGGAAGACACTCCTCGGGAATGACGAACGATGAAATGCCGCGCATGAACACGGCCTATCCGGAGTATACGAGTCAGACAGTGCAGGCATGTACGAGTCTGGGTCATAGCGTCGGCCAGCGGGACTTGCACGGGCTTGCCGCGGCGGGCACGATCGCGGGACCGGCGAGACGACACATGCCCAGAGCGGAGAACCAGGGTGGCTGAATCAGACATCGATCGCCTCATCGACGAATTAAACGCACGGCCGGCGCCGGCAGCGGGCGGTGCGTGGGCGCCGGCGTCCAGCGACGATGACGCGCCGATGGACACGGGCCGGCTGGCCGGCTGGCTGCAGGACGTGGTGCGGCGCGGCGGCTCCGATCTTCTGCTCGTGGCGGCGGCGCCTGCATCGGCCCGCGTGGAGAAGCGGCTCGTCCCGATCGACGAGGGCGAGCTCACGGGCGACGAGATCGAGCGGGCGGTCCTGCCCGCGCTGCCACCGCACGCGCGCGACATCTACGCGCGCGACGGCATCGCCGACGCATCGTTCAGCGTGGCGAGTCTCGGCCGGTTCCGCGTGAACCTGCACCGCGAACGCGGGCGCGCGGCCGCCACCATCCGTGCGCTGCCTCGAACGGTTCCACGTCTCTCGACGCTCGCGCTGCCATCGCAGGTGGAGCGGCTCGCCAGCCTCACGCGCGGGCTGGTCCTCGTGGGCGGCGGCACGGGGTCGGGCAAGTCCACGACGCTTGCCGCTCTCGTCGACGAAATCAACAGACACGAGGCGCGTCACGTCATCACGATCGAGGATCCGGTCGAGTACGAGCACCAGCACCGCCGGTCGATCGTCGAGCAGGTGGAGATCGGCGTCGATGCGCCCGACTACCCCACGGCCCTGCGCGCGGCGTTGCGGCAGATGCCCGACGTGCTCGTGGTGGGCGAGATGCGCGACCCGGAATCGATGCGGCTCGCGCTGACGGCCGCCGAGACGGGGCACCTGGTGATCTCCACCGTCCACACCACCGACGTCACATCGTCTGTCTCGCGCATGGCGGATTCGTTCCCCGTCGAACGTCAGGCCACGATCCGGCAGGAGATCTCGCTCGCCTTGAGCGCGGTGCTGGTCCAGTCGCTGCTGCCTCGCACGTCGGGCGGACTGGTACCGGCCGTCGAATTGTTGATGGTGCAGTACGGTGCGCGTCAGCACATCAGGAAGAATCAGTTGCACCATCTGCACCAGGAAATCTCCCTCACACGCCGCTTCGGCTCGATCACGTTCGAGGAGTCCCTGGCGTCGCTGGTCAAGGCCGGTCACATCGATCCCGACACGGCCCGCGACCGCGCTGCGCATCCTGAAGAACTGGTGCGCCTGCTCAGCGCTCAGTAGAATGCCCTCACCTATGGCAATGCGACTCGGCTTCACCGGTGTTCCGGTGCTCGGTGCGCTCCTGGCCGCATTCCCGCTCGCGCCCTGCGTGCGTGCCGCGCAGGAGTCGCCGGTGCTCGACTGCGAGCGCGCGGTGTGGAAGACGACGTTCGAGGATGCGACGGCCGCCGGGCTCGACCCCGGCGCCATCGTCCTCAGCGTCGACTCATCGACGACCACGACGCGCGTCGAGGGTAACCATCCGGTGGTCACGGGTGTCGGGGAGTACGACCCGACGCCGACGCGGTCAGACGCGTTTCCCGCGCGCTACGAGTGCCGGTTCGACCGCAAGACCGGCGCGCTCGTATCGGTGACCTACGCGGCCGTCGACGGCAGCGGCGACGACATCGCGACGCCGCCGACCGAGCTCGCCAGGACGGGCTACGTCCTGAAGGCGTGCGTCGACCGCCTCGAATCCGACATGGAGGATCAGGTGCGGAAGCGCGGCATGAGCTCGCGCGCAGACGTCGAGATCGCGCTGGCCGACGTCGTGCAGGTGGCCAAAGGGAAGGACATCGAACTCCAGGGTCGCGGCCGCGGCAAGTACGGCGAAGCGTTCGACTGGCAGGTGCTGATCTTCACGTGCCGCTACGACCCGAAGCGCGATCGCATCTCGCGCGCCACGCACGCGCTCGAAACGCCATCGCTCACCGGTGCGCTGCCGCCCGAGACGCGGGACGCGATCGAAGCGTGTCGCGAGGCTGTTGGTGTCGAGGTGCTGCGCGAGGCGCATCAGCGGGGGTACAAGCAGCTCCGTCGCGTTGAGGTCGAACTCCCCGAACTGGCCAACGTCACGCCGCGCGCCGGTCGTCTCGACGTCTCCGGCCGTGGGCAGTTCCGCCTCGACAACCGTCACAACCAGCCGACGCCGCTCACGTTCACGTGTACGTACGACCCGCGTGCGGGCGACGTGGTTGCCGCCAGCTTCAAGGCGGAGGCCGGATCCTGGACGCCGTCCGGCGAGATCGCCAACGGCCTCACGGGGTCGTTGCGCTGCGGCTCGGCGCGCACCGCGCGCGACGAATGCCGCGCGTCGATCCGCGGCAACGTCCGCGTGGTCCGCGAATTCGGCAGCGTCAAGTGCGAGGCCTATCGCAACTGGATGTGGGACAGCACCACGATCCGCGTCTGGGACGGCTGCGCCGCCGAGTTCGAATACGACGCCCGTCCATGACCCGCCCACCGTGCCCTTTCTGGCTCGCGCTGTCCTTCCTCGTCTCGGTGATGGGGGTGGGCGCTGCGGCGTGGTCGCCGCAGTCGCAGGCGACCGGCGGCGTCAGGCCCAACATCCTGTTCCTCTTCGCAGACGACATGCGCGCCGACACCATCGCCGCGCACGGCAACCCGCACATCAGCACGCCCACGCTCGACGGCATCGCCCGGCGCGGATTCAGCTTCAGGCGCGCCTACGTATTCGGCGGCGACAGCGGTGCCGTCTGCGTGGCCAGTCGCGCGATGCTCATGAGCGGGCGCACGCTGTTCCACGTCAACACATCGACGCTTGCCGACGTGCCGCTGCTGCCCGAAGTGTTCGGCAAGGCGGGCTACACCACGTTCGCCACGGGGAAGTGGCACAACGGGGAGGCGTCGTGGCTGCGCGCGTTCAAGCGAGGACGCAGCGTGATGTTCGGCGGCATGTCGAACCACGCGGCAGTACCCGTCA from Acidobacteriota bacterium includes these protein-coding regions:
- a CDS encoding DUF1501 domain-containing protein, whose product is MTPNRRQFIKGGVAAFTVSFAAPAFLSDIARAQGARSRNLVVLYLSGGNDALSMVVPYGNAGYYERRPTIAVPAGNVLQVGTDAGGTTVGLHPRLTGLKQIFDQGRLAVIQRSGYPNSSRSHFLGTDIWSTADPSNPSGPGWLGRYLELLPQPLDPLAGWNTVRETPRTLLSRFVGVPAIPDPRTYAFNSPNSGTEAQHARQAATRIASHVPVDRPHLSFVSGTARAAFDTLDRVASVAQYAPTVTYPSTGLGSALRAVAGSMVRGIGTKVFWVQTGGYDTHASQNPNQETGAYYRLMGTLNDAVFAFYQDLSNQGLLSDTLVLQFSEFGRRVYENGSQGTDHGAASTMMVMGGGVSGGLVGTAPDLRNTPGNPTLESNNGDVRYQTDFRSVYARVLDNWLGTDSTTVLGANFRNAGLTFI
- a CDS encoding FtsX-like permease family protein, with protein sequence MKLRYHSRWSALAAIVTIGVAAGASGAVYSVFTEVLSTTPPVHDPRGLVRVGVVGGPGTPPQSVPFEAFRTIRGDDEFLATTTAYRPIRRSVHRAGDSDGGARDVVVVTPDFFATLGVTMAEGRALDATDATAVVSDDMARRWYGTARAALGQDLLIGGMPHTIVGVTPAGFWFPMRGFDVWVAASPAPSAAHEDTWHVIGRLRHGASLEAYDQLVRSRAIDQERDDERRTYAARSLSDEQPSRARMGALALLGPSLVLLVVGIANASALLLADAVARRRQYGIRVALGATPWRLARGLLGESALWAACALLVSVGISWLLVHGLQRYVAMAFPSLDLTIAFQWHQVWYLLALVALAAVVTTVLPVRYATHRAITGTLVASATAMQRRVTGYSTAEVLMVLQVAVVTGLLGVGVTLVRTIGDLYATTLPGDADSVFVVRVEDEAETREARLRHVARDPVVRVAALADERPRVQARVRVNRSVDIRRIGDEATAQRMKVRVVHVEPAYFEVMGIAVSRGAAFRDEAGGLLSGVINEALDREIARMGLTWSTAEFGVGQAVDESRVHVAGVVVDDSQASRLAQVAPTLYLRMSPLQGGADTVLLARTFQSDAQTRRALESAVQASGAADAIVETVADLAAHDRAGARLILSVLRVFTVASLVLATLGLGGALRRYVEERRGEIAVRRAIGASTRHIVWVVCQRATAVVAVGAVLGAGVAFAGMWQTWPEMAGTIGTDLVVWLSVVLTVTGVAAVAACVPAALALRVDVVKELRRI
- a CDS encoding DUF1800 domain-containing protein, whose amino-acid sequence is MARRDERIEHLLRRAGFSGSPDEVAGFAQLGFHGAVDYLVFYEQAPNSDLDARIGVPGHVGVTTRDRFSPDTAVRDARQRWLFRMVHSRRPLQEKMALFWHHHFATAYQKVADTYGGTIATRMMAASDVYNEPKASPVGQIEFFRRNALGNFYDLLVGVARDPAMLVWLDGRLNVRSAPQENFAREVMELFTMGIRPSDTAPNNYTEDDVKAAARVFTGWNLRVDPRGTDAVNDPTLSYGFLFRPERHDTQSKTFSFDIYPGGGRTIAASGEQEGLDFLLACCRHPQTGPRLARKLYAFFVSELTPAPQAFVDRVAATFYSTNFDMRRVIHQVLLSAEFQDESCYYTRYAWPVEFVVKAIKETGWNGFSVDSTITPLVAMGQTLFEPPDVNGWETGPGWFSTGGMLARMNFAASLTQNQRFNLREAARASKASPESVLSHTLHRLSPMPFEPPPYNELLGYLRAGTNWTGSDAELLAKSAGVTHLVLASPQYQFV